In Chitinophaga oryzae, the sequence GGCTGTTTTACACTAACTATTTATATTAGAATATTAAAATATGAATGGTTGGCTACCCCAATTCGTAATTCGTAATTCGTAATTCGTAATTGTTTAGCGTAGTTTTGCCGTTCGAAATAATGTCAATGACCAAAGTTTTTTTAAAGAAACAGATACAAAACAGGGTATTACTGGGCCACCCCTGGATCTTCGGCAACGAAGTGGGCGAAATCAAGGGGGACGTGGTTCCGGGTGATATCGTGGATGTACATACCCATCAGGGCTCTTTTCTCGGCAGAGGCTATATCAACCCCCAGTCGCAGATACTGGTGCGCCTGCTGACCCGCGACAAAAGCGAGGAAATAAACCCCGAATTCTTCTACCGCCGCCTGCTCAAATGCTGGGAATACCGGCAGAAACTGGGCTATGTGGAAAACTGCCGCCTCGTCTTCGGCGAAGCGGACGACCTGCCCGCATTGGTGATCGATAAGTTCAACGACTATTTTGTGCTGCAAACTCTGGCGTTGGGCATGGAAAAGTGGAAACCTGCCATCGTGGACGCCCTCAACCGTATCTTCTCCCCGAAAGGGATCTATGAACGGAATGATGTGCCGGTAAGGGAACTGGAAGGGATGGAACAACAGAAAGGCTTCCTCAGCACTCCTTTCGATACCAATGTAATCATCAACGAAAACGGACTGAAGTTCCATGTGGATATCGTGAACGGACAGAAAACCGGTTATTTCCTCGATCAGCAGGATAACCGCCGCGAAATCCGCCAGATAGTGAAAGACGCCAATGTACTGGAAGCTTTCTGTTACACCGGCACTTTCTCCTGCCATGCCGGCTATTATGGCGCTAAAAGCGTGCTGGGACTGGATATCTCTGAACATGCCGTGGAAACTGCGCGCCGCAACGCTGCGCTCAACAACCTCCAGGATATTTGCAAGTTCCAGGCGGTCAACGCATTCGACCAGTTAAAACAATACACCCGGGAAGAACGCAAATTTGATGTGGTCATCCTCGATCCGCCGGCGTTCACCAAAAGCCGCGAAAATATCCGCAAAGCAGTAACAGGGTATAAGGAAATTAACCTCAGGGGCATGAAACTGCTTAATCAGGGCGGTTTCCTGGTGACGGCTTCCTGCACCAACCTCGTATCCCCGGAACTGTTCCTGGAAACCATCGATGCGGCAGCAAAGGACGCCAAAAAACGTCTCCGTCAGGTTACCTTTCAGACACAGGCAAAGGACCACCCCATCTTGAGGAATATAGAGAATACAACGTACCTGAAATTTTTGATCGTAGAGATCGCGTAAGGATAAGTAGTGTAGCTTTCGGTATAGGCTTTCTTAGGATAATGTAATTGTGCGCTCGAGGGAAAGTCAATAGCTGAAAGCTATTTTACTACGTTAAATTTTCCGGATTCCACCAGGTTGCCCCGCTGGTCGCGTAATTGAAAGATATAAAGACCATTGTAGTAGTTGTCCAGGTGGACAGTGGTACGGCTGCTGATGCCTTTTATCTGATCAATTTTCTTTCCGAGAAAATTGTACACAATAAGATCGTATATACGGTCGTTATTATGCTGTTGAATTTCAAAGTTGATAAAATTGGTGGCAGGGTTGGGATAGAGTTTCACAATTTGCCTACCCCCCTCCGGATTGTTCGGCAGGGACCCGCTTTGCGCTTTACCCACAAGGGATAAGAGGCTGAAGAAAGTAAAAAAAATGAGGGTAGAGGTTTTCCACATAATATTATAAAAATAAAGTTTTATTCAAATATTTCCCAATTTTTGTTTGTTAATAACGGCGCCCATAGCTCCATGTCTCACTCCTAAATATAACAAACTATACGCCATTTTGTTGGTTTTTTTACATTTTTACATAAAATTTAACGATTTTTATTTGGTGAAATAAGTCATTGTTTATCAATGATTTAGAATCTTGGACAATTTAAACGCTCCAGGGTACTGTTCCGGCTGTTAAGAAAACCCTTGAAAACCAATGACACTTCGAAGCCGCCAAAGCTCTGGCTGGCAGTCCTCAACTGCGAAATATTGGCGTCATAGCTCATGGCCACCTCAAATTTTTCCATATCTATTTTCACCGTCGGGATCACCGCATCATTCCAGCGTAGAAACAATCCGCCATAAATGGCACGGGTAGATTCCAGCCCCTCGTTCATCAGCCCGTAACCAATCAGCGCCCCGCCGATGTACTCTGAATACCCGCCCTGGTGCAGCTGGTTGTAATGCGCAATCAGCTTTACACGCTCCTCGAG encodes:
- a CDS encoding class I SAM-dependent rRNA methyltransferase, with translation MTKVFLKKQIQNRVLLGHPWIFGNEVGEIKGDVVPGDIVDVHTHQGSFLGRGYINPQSQILVRLLTRDKSEEINPEFFYRRLLKCWEYRQKLGYVENCRLVFGEADDLPALVIDKFNDYFVLQTLALGMEKWKPAIVDALNRIFSPKGIYERNDVPVRELEGMEQQKGFLSTPFDTNVIINENGLKFHVDIVNGQKTGYFLDQQDNRREIRQIVKDANVLEAFCYTGTFSCHAGYYGAKSVLGLDISEHAVETARRNAALNNLQDICKFQAVNAFDQLKQYTREERKFDVVILDPPAFTKSRENIRKAVTGYKEINLRGMKLLNQGGFLVTASCTNLVSPELFLETIDAAAKDAKKRLRQVTFQTQAKDHPILRNIENTTYLKFLIVEIA
- a CDS encoding T9SS type A sorting domain-containing protein; this encodes MKLYPNPATNFINFEIQQHNNDRIYDLIVYNFLGKKIDQIKGISSRTTVHLDNYYNGLYIFQLRDQRGNLVESGKFNVVK